CTGAGTCCGGCCGTCTTTGATGATTCCCACCGACAGCCCCACCCGCGAGGGCTGCTGGATGAAGGCGTTGCCAATGCGCTGCACCGCCGCCGCTAGCTGCGCTGGAGTGGTAGCAGCGGCGGTGCTCGAACGCAACTGCCCAACAGCTGGCAACTGCATTAGGAAAGCGAAGAGGCAGGTAATTGCCGAGAAAGAAGGGATGGTCATGCTGGTACCGACGTGAGGGCACGGCAATTCGGGTTGGGCTACTTAACCTTCCGTAGGTAAATGTTGCCGTTAAAGGTTTTCATCATCACTTCGGCGCCGCCGCCGTTGATTTGGCCATAGGTCCAATCGTCGGTGCTGAGGCGGGTGAGGCCATTTTGGGAGGTGCGCGTCACTTTGGGGGCTGACTTATCTACGGCCACATCGAAGTCGCTGTACACTTCGCCGCGCTCCGATTTCATTTTGAGCGAGGCCTTGGCATTGCCGGGGAAGGTCACGTCGACTTTGCCGTTGAGGGTGGAGAAGGCCATGGGCGCGCCGTTGTTCACGCTTTTGAAGGTGGCTACGAGGTTGCCGTTCACGGTATTGGCCACGGCCGAGCCCGACACGTTGGTGAGTTGAATGGCACCGTTGACGTTGGAGACCTCCAGCTGGCCATTCACGTTTTCGATGAGGATGTCGCCGTTGTTCACCGTGCTGAGCTGCAACGAGAAGTTCTGCGGCACTTTAATGGTGAGGTCGACCGGGTGGGCGTGCGACTGCGTGGAGATTTCCACGTGGTTGTTCTTCTCCTCGGCGGTCAGGTTCAGCCCGCTCACCGACGAGAGGCGCTTCATGCCGCCGGGCGGCGTAGGGGGTTCGGGCGTGCGGCGGCTGGCCTTGGCGGCGCGGGCGGCGGCGTCAATCACCACGTCTTTGCCGCTGTAGCCAGTCACGTGGATGAAACCGTTCACGAGGCCCACTTCCAGCGAGCCGGGCTTGCCGGGCGAGGTGAGGGCCACGGTCAGAGATTCTTTGGTGTCGTCTTGCGCCTGGCTGGCCAGGGCACTGCCGACCAATAGGAGGGCCAGCGTCAGCCGGCGCGCCAGTTGCACGGGGGATAATTGGAGGGAAATAGTCATTGCGAGGGGTGGTTTAACTACATTTTGGAGACGGTCACGTCGCCGTTGAGGGTTTCGAAGCGGAAGTCGGGCCCGCCCTTGCCGATGCGCACGGCGGTGTCTTTGGTGAGCTGGTACACGGTGCCGCCGCCCTTGCCTTCCTTGTTTTTGGTGACTTGCACCGGCAGGATTTCGGCGTCGGGAAAGTCGGTATAAAACTCGCCGTGCATGCTCTTGAAGTGCAGGTTGGCGCCCAGGCTGGCAGGGTATTTCACCCGGATTTTGCCGTTGATGGTGTGGTAAGACGAGGCGCCGGCCGGGTTGGCGGCGTAGGTGGCGTCCACGTTGCCGTTCACGGTGTGGGCCCGGGTGGTGCCCCGCACGTTGGTGAGGGTGATGGGGCCGTTCACGTTGTTCACGTGCAAGGGGCCGGTCACGTCCTTCACTTCCATCGAGCCGTTGTTGACGGTGCCCACGTGCAGGTTCATGGCGTAGGGCACCTTCACCACAAAGTCGAACTCGTAGCGGTAGTCAATGTCGCGGTCGCGGCTGTTCCAGCGGTTGTGGTTTTCGTGGGGGCGCGAGTCGTAGGGCCCGGCGATGTACACCACCACGCTGTCGCCGTGCTGGGTGAAGCCCAGTTGAGCTTCCTTCTTGCCCTGTTCCAAAGTAGCCGCGTCGTCGGCCCGGACGGTTTTAGTGGCTTCTACCACCACTTTGCTGCCGGCGTAGCCTTCCACTCGCACCGAGCCGAAGATGTTGTAGAGGGCCAGCGTACTCTTGCCGGCATCGGCCGTGAGGGTAAATTCTTTGTTGATTGTTGAGGTGGCTTCCTTGCTTTGGGCCCGGCCGGCGGCGGCGCTACACAGCAAGAATAGCAGGGCGAGCAGTGGCCGGTTGGAGCTGCGGCGAAACGAGAGTCTGGTCATGGCGGGGGGAGGATTGGGGCGCGGCGGGCCGGCCGGTTGAGAGGGTTTGAATGCTTTCCTGAATTTTGCTTTTCACCGATTCGTCGAGGTTGGGCTGCTTCAGCAGCTCGCGCATCTGCTGCACCGAGCGGCGCTCCTGCAACTGCACCATCACGTCGGCCAGGGCGGTTTGCACCAGCGGCGAGTCCTGCTGGGCCAGCGAATGCACAAGGCCTTCGCGCACCTGCGGGTCTTCGGCCAGGGGCGCCAGGGCTTCCAGGGTGGCCAGGCGCACGTTCACGTTGGGGTCGTTGTTGAGCGTGCTGAGCAGGGCATTCACCACTTTGCCGGTGGGCTCGTCGAGCTGCTTGGTGTAGCTCACGGCCCGCAGCCGCTCGGTGGCCGAAGGGTTTTTGATGAGCGAAAGCAGCATCACCTGCTTCATGTGCGTCACCTCGCTGGCGAGGTCGGCAATCTGCTGCTGTTGGTTGCCGGCGGCTGGCGGCTGGCGGTTCAGCCAATACCCGCCAATGAGCCCCACTCCTATCAGGCACAGGCTGTACACGGCCCGCAGAATGGGCCGGGGCACGTCCAGGTGCAGCCACCACTGCCACAAGCCTTTCAGCGAGTAGTCCGGCGTGGCTTTCACTTCTTCCTTGAAGGAAGCCAGCATGGCGTAGAACTCGGGGCGCAGGCTCGGGCCGGGCTCCGGCACGGGCACCTGCCCCAGGGTTTGCCACAGGCGCTGGGTTGTTTGCAGCTCCTCGCGGCACTCGGCACACTCGGCCAGATGGGCCCGGAGCTGAGTCTGCTCGGCGTCGGAAAGCTGGCTGCTGAGATAGTCAACCAGCTGGTCTTTTACGTGGTCACAGTTCATAGCGTAGCTTAATTTTCGATGCGGAGATAAGTCGTTTTCAGCTCGTTCATGGCGCGGTGTACGCGCACCTTCACGGCGCCTTCGGTGGTGCCCAGCACCTGGGCAATTTCCCCGTATTTCATTTCCTGAAAGCGGCTCAGCACCAGCACCTCGCGGTGGTCAGGGCTGAGCTGGGCCAGGGCCTGGTGCAGCACGGCCACTTCCTGGGCCCGCTCCAGGCCGGCGTCGGCGGGGCTGCCGCCACCCAGGTGCTCGGCCACGTCGTCCACATCGGCGTGGTGCCGGGCGTGACGGTTTTTCTTCACGTGGTCGGCCAGCACGTTGCGGGCCAAATGGTACATCCAGGTGCGGAACTCGCCCTCGCCGGTGAAGGTGTGGCGATACTTCAACATGCGGTAGAACACGTTCTGCACCAAGTCCTCGCTGGCGGTCGAGCTGCCCAGCATGTGGTAGAGAAAGCCAAACAGCGGCCGGTGGTAGCGCTCAAAAAGCAGGCCCATGCGGTCCACGTCGCCGGCTTTCACCCGTAGCATTAAGGCATTGTCCGATAGCGAGTCCACGCAGTAAGGAGGGGATTATTGGGGTATTTGCCTGTGGACACCGCCGTGCCCGGCGAAGGTTACCGGAAGGTGACAAGATTTTTTATTCCGGTGGCGGCCATCTCGGGCATTCGCGCACCGGAGCCCTGAAAATCAAATAGAAAACCACAAATAAATAGCTGATTTACTGAATACTGGGGTAATTCCTTCGCAACCTTGCCCCCGCACCGGTCCGTAAAGCCCCGTCCACAACGCTTCCTTCCTTTCCACATTTCCAATTCGTTTCGTCATGAAAACCACCAAAATCCTCCTCGCCCTTCTCCTGACTACCGGCCTAAGTAGCGCGGCCTTTGCCCAAACCACTTCGGGCACCATGGGCACCACCTCGGGCAGCACCACCAGCGCCGGCTCGATGAGCGGCCGGCCGGCTACCGGCTCCACCACCGGCACCATGAACACCAGCACCAGCGGCTCCAGCACCAGCGGGTCGATGTCGGGCAGCACTTCGGGCACCATGGGCACTACCTCGGGTACTTACGGTACCACGTCGGGCACCATGAACACCACTTCGGGCAGTACCACGGGCAGCACGGGCAGCACCACCGGCAACATGGGCACCACTTCCGGCAGCACCATGGGCACCACCAGCGGCACCACCTCGGGCGCCAGCACGTCGGGCCGCATGAAGTCGAAAGACAAAGCCTCGAAAGGCAAGATGAAAACCTCGACGCCTCGCTAGCAACTTTTTGCGGCTCAGGGCCGTAAGGCACTTAAGCAAACCGGCTGTTTCACCAGAAGCAGCCGGTTTTTTAGTGTCCACCCTTTCCCCAGCTCCCCATGAAACCCTTCCTCCTACTGGCCGGCCTGCTGCTGGCCGCCTCGGCGCAGGCCCAAACCGTGCCCTTCGACCCCACCGCGCCCGTGCGCGGCGGCAGCCAGGGCCAAACCACCATTCCGCCCGTGAACCCGGCCCTCAACCAGAGCACCATTCAGGGCCCGCCCGAAATGCAGCGCACGCCCACCAACCGCGACGCTCAGCGCAGCCGCCCGCTCGACAACACGGGCGGGGCCCTGCTGCCCGCTGGCACGCCCGAACTCTCGCCCACGGCCGTGCCCGACGTGCGCGAGCAGCCCCTCATTCGCGACAACAAACCCCGCCAGTCCAACGAAGTGGTGCCCAGCCGCTCGCGCCGCAGCAACAGCAGCAACGTGCCGCGTTAACCCTTTTCTTGCCGCACGAAAAAGCCCCGCTCACTAACATGAGCGGGGCTTTTCTGATTAACCTTAAGCAGCCTACTTCTTCTTGCTTTTTTCGGCGTGGGCCAGCAGGTCGCTGCCATGCTTGCGGAGCAGGTCGGCCAGCTCTAGCAGGGGCTTTTTCACGTCGGACGCGGCGCCGGCGCTAAGCTGGCTGGTTTGGTTGCCCAGCATGGTGAGCGAGTTGCCGATGGCCGTGGCGCTCAGAGCGCCGCTGGTGAGCAGCGACTGCAGGTTGCCGATTTCGCGGGCAATGTCCTGCAGGCCGGGCTCGCCGCTTTGCAGGAAGGTTTGCTGCCAGGTTTCGGTGTTATCCATGGCCGAGCCCAGGGGCAGGCTGGTGAGGCCGTTTTTGAGGGCGCTGACGGTGGCAAGAAGTTGGTCGGAGGGCATTGGATTGACGAATTGATTGGGGAATGTGCTGATGTGCTGAAAAAGGGTTGGACCAACGGGCTATAACTCTTCGCTTTTAACCTTTACGTCCTTTTTCGCGCGTTTGGCTTTGGTGGGCGCGTTGGGGTCGGGCGGCAGGTTCAGGGGAGGCACCGGGATATTGGGCGCGGGCGCGCTCAGGCCCAGCTCGCGCAGAATGGCCACGGCGCGCAGGGCGCTGGCTTCCTTGTTTTTGATTTCAAGCATCATGTCGAAATTCAAGCCTTGGAGGTCGGCGAGGAAGCCGCGGAAAAGGTCGTCTACCAGGTCGTCGGTGTGCTTGCCCTTGCGCTCGCCCAGGGCCTGCGAGCTGTAGTCCATCATGGGCACGCCGTCGGCGGTGGGGTGCCAAGTGGCAGCGGCCAGGCGCAGGGCCTCGTGCATGGGCTCGCCGTGGTTGAGGCACTCGTGGTGAAAATTATCGAACAGAATGGGCACGC
This DNA window, taken from Hymenobacter sp. 5317J-9, encodes the following:
- a CDS encoding DUF4097 family beta strand repeat-containing protein, with protein sequence MTISLQLSPVQLARRLTLALLLVGSALASQAQDDTKESLTVALTSPGKPGSLEVGLVNGFIHVTGYSGKDVVIDAAARAAKASRRTPEPPTPPGGMKRLSSVSGLNLTAEEKNNHVEISTQSHAHPVDLTIKVPQNFSLQLSTVNNGDILIENVNGQLEVSNVNGAIQLTNVSGSAVANTVNGNLVATFKSVNNGAPMAFSTLNGKVDVTFPGNAKASLKMKSERGEVYSDFDVAVDKSAPKVTRTSQNGLTRLSTDDWTYGQINGGGAEVMMKTFNGNIYLRKVK
- a CDS encoding HEAT repeat domain-containing protein, with product MNCDHVKDQLVDYLSSQLSDAEQTQLRAHLAECAECREELQTTQRLWQTLGQVPVPEPGPSLRPEFYAMLASFKEEVKATPDYSLKGLWQWWLHLDVPRPILRAVYSLCLIGVGLIGGYWLNRQPPAAGNQQQQIADLASEVTHMKQVMLLSLIKNPSATERLRAVSYTKQLDEPTGKVVNALLSTLNNDPNVNVRLATLEALAPLAEDPQVREGLVHSLAQQDSPLVQTALADVMVQLQERRSVQQMRELLKQPNLDESVKSKIQESIQTLSTGRPAAPQSSPRHDQTLVSPQLQPATARPAILAV
- a CDS encoding RNA polymerase sigma factor produces the protein MLRVKAGDVDRMGLLFERYHRPLFGFLYHMLGSSTASEDLVQNVFYRMLKYRHTFTGEGEFRTWMYHLARNVLADHVKKNRHARHHADVDDVAEHLGGGSPADAGLERAQEVAVLHQALAQLSPDHREVLVLSRFQEMKYGEIAQVLGTTEGAVKVRVHRAMNELKTTYLRIEN